A single region of the Salmo salar chromosome ssa16, Ssal_v3.1, whole genome shotgun sequence genome encodes:
- the LOC106574884 gene encoding pejvakin-like gives MFAAATKNFVKQVGDTGRLIPVPSLSEADRYQPLSLVTRKRKRHFWKKTKYASTPFSLKDILVGEKEITAGVSSYQLLNYEDKSDVALNGRLGNHLMNDVGFNISGSDSVAVKASFGIVTKHEVEVPTLLRELNSRKVDLDHCLIRQSKESGRSVLCVVMESIRTTRQCSLTVHAGMRRTTMRFQIDDGRNPKGRDKAIVIPAHTTIAFSIFELFVRLDGRLDICVSPESSGGFEKELIREQLGGFIGRFSMGRLRRFLSGIVYGNPFRADDRTFEELTHTHSDTYMDDVVTDYYEKAASMTDVSTAYLRGDSHSRVNLLNHNIPKGPCALCGRGQTPRETVYGCLECSSGGHKYVRLHVVPCFDLWHKTLS, from the exons ATGTTCGCTGCGGCGACTAAGAACTTTGTGAAGCAGGTGGGAGACACAGGTCGGTTGATCCCCGTACCGAGCCTGAGTGAAGCTGACCGCTACCAACCCCTCAGCCTGGTcaccaggaagaggaagagacacttctggaagaaaaccaagtatgcCTCAACCCCCTTCTCCCTGAAAGACATCCTGGTGGGGGAGAAGGAGATCACAgcag GGGTGTCGTCGTACCAGCTCCTGAACTATGAGGACAAGTCTGACGTGGCCCTGAACGGCAGATTAGGGAACCACCTGATGAACGACGTGGGGTTCAACATCAGTGGTTCAGACTCTGTGGCCGTCAAAGCCTCCTTTGGGATCGTCACCAAACACGAGGTGGAGGTCCCAACTCTACTCAGGGAACTCAACTCCAG GAAAGTGGATCTTGATCACTGTCTGATTCGTCAGTCCAAAGAAAGTGGGCGGAGTGTTCTCTGCGTTGTCATGGAGAGCATCCGTACGACGCGTCAGTGTTCTCTCACTGTCCACGCTGGCATGAGACGGACGACTATGAGG TTTCAGATTGATGATGGTCGAAACCCCAAAGGTCGAGACAAGGCCATAGTGATCCCAGCTCACACCACCATCGCATTCAGCATCTTTGAACTGTTTGTTCGATTGGATGGACGACTTG ATATCTGCGTAAGCCCTGAGTCGTCGGGCGGATTTgagaaggagctgatcagagagCAGCTGGGTGGTTTCATTGGTCGATTCTCTATGGGACGGCTACGCAGGTTCCTGTCTGGGATTGTGTACGGAAACCCCTTCAGAGCAG ACGACAGGACGTTTGAGGAGCTCACCCACACCCACTCAGACACCTACATGGACGACGTAGTGACAGACTACTACGAAAAGGCAGCCAGCATGACGGACGTCTCCACCGCCTACCTGAGAGGGGACTCCCACTCCCGTGTCAACCTCCTCAACCACAACATCCCCAAGGGCCCCTGTGCCCTGTGTGGCCGGGGCCAGACACCGAGGGAGACGGTCTACGGCTGTCTGGAGTGCTCCTCCGGCGGGCACAAGTACGTCAGGCTACACGTGGTGCCCTGCTTCGACCTGTGGCACAAGACGCTCAGCTGA